NNNNNNNNNNNNNNNNNNNNNNNNNNNNNNNNNNNNNNNNNNNNNNNNNNNNNNNNNNNNNNNNNNNNNNNNNNNNNNNNNNNNNNNNNNNNNNNNNNNNNNNNNNNNNNNNNNNNNNNNNNNNNNNNNNNNNNNNNNNNNNNNNNNNNNNNNNNNNNNNNNNNNNNNNNNNNNNNNNNNNNNNNNNNNNNNNNNNNNNNNNNNNNNNNNNNNNNNNNNNNNNNNNNNNNNNNNNNNNNNNNNNNNNNNNNNNNNNNNNNNNNNNNNNNNNNNNNNNNNNNNNNNNNNNNNNNNNNNNNNNNNNNNNNNNNNNNNNNNNNNNNNNNNNNNNNNNNNNNNNNNNNNNNNNNNNNNNNNNNNNNNNNNNNNNNNNNNNNNNNNNNNNNNNNNNNNNNNNNNNNNNNNNNNNNNNNNNNNNNNNNNNNNNNNNNNNNNNNNNNNNNNNNNNNNNNNNNNNNNNNNNNNNNNNNNNNNNNNNNNNNNNNNNNNNNNNNNNNNNNNNNNNNNNNNNNNNNNNNNNNNNNNNNNNNNNNNNNNNNNNNNNNNNNNNNNNNNNNNNNNNNNNNNNNNNNNNNNNNNNNNNNNNNNNNNNNNNNNNNNNNNNNNNNNNNNNNNNNNNNNNNNNNNNNNNNNNNNNNNNNNNNNNNNNNNNNNNNNNNNNNNNNNNNNNNNNNNNNNNNNNNNNNNNNNNNNNNNNNNNNNNNNNNNNNNNNNNNNNNNNNNNNNNNNNNNNNNNNNNNNNNNNNNNNNNNNNNNNNNNNNNNNNNNNNNNNNNNNNNNNNNNNNNNNNNNNNNNNNNNNNNNNNNNNNNNNNNNNNNNNNNNNNNNNNNNNNNNNNNNNNNNNNNNNNNNNNNNNNNNNNNNNNNNNNNNNNNNNNNNNNNNNNNNNNNNNNNNNNNNNNNNNNNNNNNNNNNNNNNNNNNNNNNNNNNNNNNNNNNNNNNNNNNNNNNNNNNNNNNNNNNNNNNNNNNNNNNNNNNNNNNNNNNNNNNNNNNNNNNNNNNNNNNNNNNNNNNNNNNNNNNNNNNNNNNNNNNNNNNNNNNNNNNNNNNNNNNNNNNNNNNNNNNNNNNNNNNNNNNNNNNNNNNNNNNNNNNNNNNNNNNNNNNNNNNNNNNNNNNNNNNNNNNNNNNNNNNNNNNNNNNNNNNNNNNNNNNNNNNNNNNNNNNNNNNNNNNNNNNNNNNNNNNNNNNNNNNNNNNNNNNNNNNNNNNNNNNNNNNNNNNNNNNNNNNNNNNNNNNNNNNNNNNNNNNNNNNNNNNNNNNNNNNNNNNNNNNNNNNNNNNNNNNNNNNNNNNNNNNNNNNNNNNNNNNNNNNNNNNNNNNNNNNNNNNNNNNNNNNNNNNNNNNNNNNNNNNNNNNNNNNNNNNNNNNNNNNNNNNNNNNNNNNNNNNNNNNNNNNNNNNNNNNNNNNNNNNNNNNNNNNNNNNNNNNNNNNNNNNNNNNNNNNNNNNNNNNNNNNNNNNNNNNNNNNNNNNNNNNNNNNNNNNNNNNNNNNNNNNNNNNNNNNNNNNNNNNNNNNNNNNNNNNNNNNNNNNNNNNNNNNNNNNNNNNNNNNNNNNNNNNNNNNNNNNNNNNNNNNNCCATTGGGTTTTCCATGACTAGGTTTTTAACGAGGCACCACGTAATACAAGATGGATGATCAAGGGGGAGTGTTATAAGATAAGCATTGAAATGATCATCCACCTCTTTACCAAACTCAAGCACTATGATCATCCACTCCTTTACCAACTCAAGCACTATGATCATCTACTCATCAAGCACTATGATCACCCACTCATTTACCAAATTAAGCACCATCTTTGATATTTTATGTATTGTTGTTTACTATAAATACCATCACTCATCTCACTGTTTTGTACACCAAAAACAAGAACAAAAGTTTATAATCAAAGAATCATTACATTTTCTTCTTCCTTCTTATAATAAACTCTCTCCCTTATACTAGTGTTATTTGCTTCTTACGGGTATTAAATTCTACTCTTATTTAATTTTCTCGATACTATAAATTATAAGTTATTTCATAACACTGAGCATTTTAACATGGACCCAAAAACCCGAACCGAAACCGATCCGAAATAACAGGTTCGGGTACAGGTACAAGTATGTATAAATTAACCTGTTGGATATTTTATTCATGGAACCGTCGGTACATGTTCGGATCCGGGTAAGACCCGATACCCGAACGGGTATTAATGGAACCGAGAAAAAAACACAAATATGCGTGCTTCAAGTTACAGCGAGTTACTTAATGTTTTGTCTCAGACCTCGGTATCTCTTCCAGTCGTTTCCACTCCCCCAAACAGCCTTCAATCTTGAAGAAAACCAAAAACACTTATCAATGAAACTGGAAACCCTAAATCATACTCATCTAATTTCTTCTTTTTCACTTTCTGATACTTACACGTAATCTAAACCCTACTTTCTTAATTATGTGGTAATCTCGACTTTTTATTTTTGATTATGGTTTGATTTCGTTTTTGATTGATTTATTATTCACTTGGTTTAGTTTTGATTGCTTAATAATGATTTTCTTGATTCACGTAATGGTGGATGTTAAAAGTTTCACTTGACTTGCTGTCTTGCTGTCTTACTTGAAACATATGTCTTTACTTGCTGGCTTGCTCGATGATTCACTTGATGACTAAGTTGCCATTGCTTGATTCTTTTGATTATTGACTTTTGTTTTGTTGTTTTGTGACTTGACTTTTGTTGATTGTTCAACTTGATTTTGAATCATATAATTCTTTGCGACTTGAATATTATTTTGTTGCTTTGCGACTTGCGATGATACTCTTTATCAAAGTTTAAGCAAATAGATCATATGTTGGAATATTGTTAAAAACATATAAGTTTGATATGAAATTATGGGTATTTGGTTTTCAATGCTTGGTAAACAGGTTTGCATGGGTAAGGATTTCGGGTTTCAGGCTAAATTTTATCCGAACTACTGAAAAATACCTGAAACTCATGGGACAAAACCCAAAAGAACCCGAAAAACCTGTACCCGAACCGGAACCAGATGTGACCCGAAAATAACAGGTTATTTACAGGTTTTTAATTTTCAGACTCGAACCGACCCGGACCCGGTCAGAACCGACCCAAACCGAAAAACTCTCAAGTATCTATTGGGTATAAATTTTTCAGACCCAAAAGATCCGGATCCGAAAGGAACCGGTCCGAACCTGACCCGAAGATCCGAATGTCGAGACATACTTGATTATTTGGATGTGTATTGAAGTTTTTAATGTTATACATAAAATTGACTTTGCACTTAATTGCCACATGATTCACGTTACCAGCATAATTGCACGTGACGAGCTGACATAAAACGAAATATTCATTTCCCCGCAGAAACAACCTACACGAATTTTCTGTCATGATATTTTTTTTTTTTTAAAATGGCAATTAATGAACAACGTTGAATCGTTGATGTTAGTCAAAGCCATAACTTTGTAAGCTATTGTCTTACGATCAAGAAAGAAGATATTTAGGTCAAAGTAATATGTTGTTCGATTAAACACGCATGCATATATTATCAAGTATTTTATATATATATATTATTATTATTATCAAGTTTTGTCATATATAGTTTTTGATTTAGAAAAAATAAGTTATTGCTTTATTCGGTACATATAAAGAGACCATAAGTTTTTTTTTGAAAATTAAAGAGACCATAAGTTACAACAAACATAAACACTCCAAGGTGCACGCTTTCAAGAAATCCAATAAATATGCGAATGCATCATGCATTTATATGCTGATCACCATTCACCACAGAATGGGGTACGCTGCATATGCCGCAACACCTGAATTTCAACAACGAATCAACACAAAGTGAGCATCTGAGAATCTCTCTCTCTCTCGCCCTTTTATTTTATTGGCTATATCCAAAATAATGTATATGTATACGATTATATATCTTAAATTCCACGATAAATGACTTACCACACATGTTCTTCCCCATCTCCACCTTGATGTAACCTTTCTCACCCCAATCCGTTCCCCATGAGTTCTGTATAAGCCAATATGGGACACCATCTTCAATTCCATAACCAACCACCAACATGAAATGGTTCAAGTCCTGACCGCCACATTTAAAAGACGAATTAAACACTAACTATATGATAAGTTAATGATTCTACTTGCAACGAAGTGTAATAAAGTCTCACCTTTGTAGTATCTCCACACTCATCACTAGAGTAGACTCCTTCCTCGTAAAAAGCGAATGAGTTTGTAACGTGAAATCCTACGGTAACTGGCCCAATGGATCCGACCCATTGCTTCAGTTTATTTTCATCAATCTGTTGTTTATCCAATCATCATTAACAGGTTACCTGAAAGTATATTTTATAGGCGGGTGAAAACCAAAATACGTAAAAGACGCTTACCGAAACGCCTACGCCATAGCTCTTGATTAATTTACCGACCACTAAAGGCTCATATCTGCATTTTCCCTGCGTACCTCCGTAAGGGTAAAATGATCGATAGTTGAGTTTGCGCTCTACGTTGTACTGAAAGGCGTTGGCAGCAGCGCCACCATCGCAGCCTTTGTTATTTGTAGAACAGTCCAGAAGCTGTTGCTCAGACAGGGAAATTCCGATTCCATATTTCTTACGGTAAGCGGCCTCAACAGCTCCAACTGAGCTGCGGTACCAAAATCGGCCAGTATATGACAAACAAGCTTGACTTTTAAACTTACAGAGATGCTACAATTTTAATTTATTTTTTACATCAAGAGTTCCTACTAAAATTTAAGGAGATAAATATTTTAATCACTAGTTTACCTGATTGCCCAGCCAGCTTCACATTGTCCCTGATCTCTGACCGGGCTAACAATACCAGTTTTTGTCCAGTCTTTCTGCGGTTACACAATTTAAAGATCAAAAAAATCAAATCAAATATAAAAACGGCTAAACATGTTTTCTCAAAAATGAAAAACAGGACGGATGGTTCATTACAGCACTAGGAGTTGTGGTTGTGTCTGTGAGATTGTGTCTGCCCTTGAAAATGCCGAAGCGAGAACAATCAAACTTGTTCCTTAGAAACTCTTGGTTGGTCAAATCAGCAAATTCTGTTTGGATTCAAGAGACAATAAGACAGGGCCAATCCTTATCCATCAAACCAAACAAGGATCACGTAAAGACACACCCACAAAGAACAAGAACAATCTTGATTCAGAACAGCAAAATTAAATTATAAAGTAGCGGAACAATGATATTTGATGGTAAATTTTCACGCAAACTAGTCTCTCGTACTCGCAAACTATATAAATATTGAATCAAAGGGAAGCAAAAATCCAACTAAAATCACAAGAGAAGTTTCAGTAGAATAATAAAAAAAGTATCAAGGCTATTTTATTTTAAATAACCAAACGAAAAGAAAAGACAAAGTACTATTAACATTTAATACTAAACAAACTAACAAATTAATATAATCAAAACTTTAAATGTAAAAATAATAGCAATGGGTTATATACAGCTATAATACTATATTTAATTAATCAATTGATTTTTACTTACTTAGTCTGAAAGGTTTATCACCAATAATTTATTTAGGGTCTGACTGGTTTCCCTGCTACCACCCACAAACGCAACTTTTGCGGTTGGTAGCGGTTGATAGAGTTTCGAAATAATCATACAAACCGCTATAAATCGCTTTAAACCACTCTGAACCTCTTAAAATCAAAGCTGGTTCCAGCTAGCGGTTACGGGAGAATATTTTTTTTTCTTTTCAAAAACCATATAAATACAAAAATAAAAATATTCAATAAAAAATTTAAATTGGAATTATAAAAATACTAAAATATATCTATTATATTTTAATTAATATTATAAAATTTTAAAATAAAAATATTTTCTATAATTTTTTTAAATTTAAAACTATAACTTTCTAAATATGATTTTCATATTTATTATAATATTATGATTTTTTTTATAATTATATAAAATGAAAATATTGTTAATTTATTATTTAACCGCTACTGTATTTGGTAGTTAACCAGTCATAAGTATCCCGCAAATGCACCAATTTTTAACCGCAAAACCAGTCATATAAATCTCTTAAAACCGCTAGAAACCGCAACCATCCGCATCCGCAACCGCAACCGCTGCGTTTGAACTAGGCATGCCCTTAGTATGAACTTGATATTCATTTGGTTTACATGATATAACTAAAATCAAACCAGATTATTAATGTTGGTTGGTTTAGACTGATTTGGTTCAGTTTTATCAAATTGTACATTTTATTTTATTTTTAATATTTTATTACATTTATATAACTTATATTAACCATATTACCATGAATCTTCAAGGAACCGCACCCATCAATTTATTTGGCATTTTTGGCTCATAGACCTCTTTCAAAACCTCACCCATAATAATCCATCAAGAGACCGGAATTACAACTTCATGATAAGAATGATAAACTTACTATTGACACCGAGTTTGAAAGGTAAGCCTTTCTTGTTGGTGGATCCGATTAAATCAAGATTCTTCTGGAACACTGAAAAACGGTGCTTTATCTCCTCCTTGTTTTGATACTTTTTCCCATACCTTTTCATCACGAAAAGAACGAATCAGTTTGTTTATCATAGAGACGTACTCAAAGTCAACGGTGAATGCACCAGTGGTAAAAAATGGCGGACTTACTTGTTAGTGAAGCGAGCGAAGGAGATAACGTTGTTGGATTGGCCTAAGATCTTGACAAATAAGTCCTCTACCTTCTGTAGAGCATCAGAGATCAAAGTGGACTCATGGGATCCAATGAGAAGTACCAGAACCACCAATGCTAGGACTGCTCTCACAGACATGTTTCTCTTGTACGCACGTTCTTGTTTAATTTTTCTGCTTCAGTGTTTAAGCTAAAGCGATCGTGAGAAGTGATCTTAATATGATATAACCTTTTTATACCCAAAAAGTTTGTAATAACTTTTGGTATAAACTTAAATTTGTAATTTATTCTTATTTATTAGCATAGTAAGAAAATAATTTATCTTTATTTTATATTTGGTCAAAAGTTTATATTTATTCGTTAAGTCAACGAACCCATGCAACCACGTTGTATAAGGAACCGAGAGGGGAACCAAATCAGACCGAATATCTCTATTAAACATGGTTCATAATTAAGACTGGACGTTTTTAATAAGTGTATTATATAAAATAAAACATGAGGATCATAAAATTAAACGTGATCAATTGTTTTATATGTTTTCGAAGTTTTTTTTTTTTTTTGGAACGCAATGTTTTCGAAGTCTATAATACTAAATTACAACTAAATCATTGAAAAGAAGTTATTGGGAATCTTCCTAAGGTTTCTCATGGGCCATGCTCTCATTCCTGCTTGAAATGCTCGAACCATGTGTAAGTGATTAGCTTTCGATATCCTAATCTCTTATTCCAACGTATTCCTCACTCTCCAGCTCATTCCGTATTCCGTGAGATTTAATTATATTCACAATCACTTTCAACTGTAGTGAGCCTTGTTTTTTTTGCAGCTACTGTTCCTTTTTTCTCACTCTTATTGCACCAAGAATGCAAATAATTTCAAACCTATACTATTAATCATTTAGTTAATATTTCAACAACCATAACTTAGTCAGCTGTACTTTCTTTTTGAACTTAATTTCATATTAAAATGTAAAAGAAAGAAAAATAATACAAGCCCAATAGTCAGCTGTATTTGTAAAAAAAAAATTGATTAGTAAATCTGCAATAGAAAATGTAGTTGATTTGTACAATGGCTAAACCACCGGTAGTGGCCGAGTAGTAACGACCGTCCTGCAAAATCCATCATTCAAGGGGACGCGGGTACGAATGTCGGCCATATCGAATGTTACAGCGTGGCCACGGAATGCTTTACGCCACTTAAAGGTATTAGAGCAGACTTGTTCCGGGCCTGGGGTGATTACGGGCTTCGGGCCTCGAACAATCCTGGTTAAAAAAAAATGATTTGTACAATGGCAAAAGGTTTTTTGATAAGTACGGCTACTAAAGGGTGGATGAGGTCAGACAGCTGTATGTATTACAAATTGACTTTACGAAGATGTTTCATTCTAAAAAATTATATTGATCAGTTCTTAAAAAAAAAATATTGACAGGTGTAAGTAACATGCATGCATGCATATATTATAAAGTTTCACTTTTTTCGGTAGAAATAACAGACCATATGGGGACAGTCTTAAACGGGGACTTACTAGAAATGGATGCTATTCTTCTCAGAGTGGCTATAGATTCTTGGATACCATGCGCGTTCTCAATGGTTTGCAACAAGGTCTTCCTCCGGTGGAGAAACAAGTGTGGAAGAAAATATGGAAAATTGGAGCTCCTAATAAGATTAAGCACTTCTTATGGAGAGCTTTATCTGGTGCCCTTGCAGTGAAGAAAAGGCTTAGATCCCGAGGTATTCAGTTAGACACGACATGTTCTGTTTGTTCTAATGCGGCTGAAACTGTTTGTCATGCCTTATTTACTTGTCCTCGGGCTCAAGAGGTATGGGTCAAGTCTAATATAAGACTACCTACTGGAGGTTTTTCCAGAAACTATGTTTTCTTGAACCTGCATAATCTGGCCGTCTCGAATGGTGGTTCTCGGAACACTGAGCTTAATGGTACTTTCCCATGGATTATTTGGGAAATTTGGAAGGCGATGAATGTTCTTAGTATGAAAAGAAACAAACAGGTCCAGAAACGGTGCTTAGTATGGCTACTGAAGCTGCGGAGGAATGGAGACTTGCTAACATTAGAGACCCTTCAACGCCTCCTGCGTCATCGTTCGGAAATAGGTCCAGTCAGAGTTGGCAGCCTCCACCTTCTGGAGTCCTCAAGTGTAATATTGGTGTGTCATGGAACGAAACTCAGACTATTAGTGGTGCGTCTTGGCTTCTGCGTGACCACAATGGAGCCGTTCTCTTGCACAGTCGTCGTGCTTTTTCTGGGGTTTCCTCTCACATGGAAGCTGAGTTGTTGGGTTTTCATTTTGCAGTTGAAAGTATGAGATCTACTCATCAGCGGAATATTATCTTTGAATCTCATTACACCCTTGCCCGTGACGCGCTACTCAACCCTGCAATGTTTCCAAGATTGTGCTTGGTGATAAACGAGATTTTATCGTTATTTCCTTGTCTACAAACCTGGCAAATGACTTATGCGTGTGAAGCACAGAATCGTCCTGCAACAAAGATAGCTGAAAGTGTTGTTCGTGACAGGAGGTTCTCTTCTTATATTGCGAGAGGTGGACCTAGTTGGTTACTAGCAAATTTGAATGCTGAAGCGGTGAGTAACTGAAGTCTCAGGTGTGGAGTATGGTCGTTTGTCAAGAGTTTCTATACCTTTGCACCCTCTCCATTATGCTTTTGACTCTCTTTTGGATGGGTATCTATTGATTGCCTACTTCATTTTGTTTTATCCTTTATGTGTTGTGTTATCTTTTTCCCCTGGTTCTCTCTTTTTTCTTAAAAGTGCTCCATCTACTTGTTTGGGGAGTCACTTGATACAATCGGTTACGTGTTCTCAATTGAAATAAAAGTCCAGTGTTAAGAAAAAAAAACAGACCATATGTTACAACAGGCATAAACACAACGATGTGCACTCCCAAGTGCCAACTTTCAAGTAATGTTAATCCGATCAGAACCGGGTACGTTGCACGTGTCGTAAAACCTGTAATTCAACAACGTATGAACAAAAGATAGATCATCTATCTGAGAAAATGTCTCTTTAAATCTTTCTTTTACATGCTATATCCAAAATAAAGTTTATATAAATAGATTTAGCTTAACTGATAATGGTTTTATGCAGGGCCGTCCGGATCTGCGATTTCAGCGACCATAAAGCTATAGTAAAATCATTTTCTTTCATATTTTGGGAACCCATTTTTAAAAATATAGAACCTTCAAAAAAGTTGAAAATCAAGGTAAATGTTTTACTGAGCTATGTCCAGATCCGACCCTTTGGCTTTATGGTTTCATGAAAAAAGCCATAAGTTATTCAGCTGTATATGTAATACAAATTGACTTACGATCAAGAACAAAGATATTTCGTTCTAAATCATTTATGTTGATAAATTTAACATGTATTCATATATTATTAACTTTGTCATCTATAGTTTTTGCTTTATTCGGTACATCTGAACAGGCCATATGTTACAACAACCATAAACACACTGTGAACTCCTAAGTGTGCCAACTTTTATTTAGATATAATCCAATAATTACGTGAACATCATGCATTCATATGCTACTGATCATCTCAGGCCACAACCGGGTACGCTGCAAGTATTTCGCAACACCTACAATTCAATAACGTAGAGCATCTGAGAATCTCTCTCTCTCTCTCTCTCTCTCTCTGGATCTTTCTTTTACAGGTTATATCCAAAATAAGGTATATATAGGCTTAACTGATAATGGTTTTATGAAAAAAGAACTTACCGCACATGTTCTTTCCCATCTCAACCTTGAAGTAACCCTTTTCTCCCCAATCCTCTCCCCATGAGTTCTTTATAAGCCAATATGGGACACCGTTTTCAATTCCATAACCAACCGCCAAAGCAAAATGCCTCAGGTCCTAAATGGCACATTAAAGACGAAAAGAGTAATCTCATCCATATATCTTTTTTTGATCGAACTCTCATCCATATCATCTAAGTAAAGTTAAAGTGTGAGAACCACCCCCCCCCNNNNNNNNNNNNNNNNNNNNNNNNNNNNNNNNNNNNNNNNNNNNNNNNNNNNNNNNNNNNNNNNNNNNNNNNNNNNNNNNNNNNNNNNNNNNNNNNNNNNNNNNNNNNNNNNNNNNNNNNNNNNNNNNNNNNNNNNNNNNNNNNNNNNCACCGCACAACACACACACACACACATTGAGAAAGTTGAAATGACTCTACTTGCAACGTAAAGCGTAAGAAAGTCTCACCTTTAAAGTATTTCCACAGTGATTACTAGTGAAGACCCCGCTCCTGTAATACCGGATTTCACTAGTGTCGAATGATATGCTAACTGATGTAACCGCTTGCTTCAATTCATCTTCATCACCCTGTTATTGTTATTTTATTCATCATTAAAGATTTACCTGATGTATGTAGTATGGGTGAAAACCAAAATCCGTAAAAGATGCTTACCGAAGTGATGTTAACATATCTTGTGATATTTACAAAGGGCTTTTTCACCAATTGTCGGCAGACAGATTGCAAAGATATGTACTCATAGTCTCTCTCTAAGATGAGTCCGTAGGCTTTGATGTAATCAAAGGCTCGGGAAGGAAGACCACGAAAGCAGCCATGGTTACCGTATACTCTGAAACTACAATCTATATATCAGCTGTTGCTCAGAGAGATCTGTTAAGATTCCATATTTCTGATGGTAATCTGCCTCAACAGCTCCAACTGCAACTGCAGTACCAAAACCGATCGACCATATGACAAACAACCCCTTGACTTTTTTTTTTTATCTTACATCAAGAGATGCTAATATATCAGTATCCTAATCATTGGTTTTACCTGAATGCATAGGAAGCTCCACAACTTGCCTCATTTCTGACCGGGCTAACAATTCCGTCGTCTCTCCAGTCTCTCTGCAGTAACACAATTTGAAAACAAAACAAAAAAGGTTATATATGTATCCAGGGCCTGTTCAACACTATTACGGACCCTAGGGCGAAAAATATATTTTTTTCACCCTCTAAAATTTATATGTAGATAATGTTTAAAATATTTTTAAAATTTAATCAGTAATATTTTGTAATGAAAATAAAACTATATACATATCAAATAATTTGGACTCTTTTCACTTTTATTTATTATATTTATAATTTTTTATATATAAAAATATATATTATAAAAAAATTGAACTCCTTAATTAGTATTATACGGGGAGGACACGGGCTTGGACCCGGGACGGTCGCACCGCTTGTTCCCCTAATAAGCCGGCCCTGTATGTAGCTAAACCTGTTTTCTCAAAATTGCAAAATAGGACGGACGGCTCAGTAAAGCAACATTACGTTCTAAACTTACCGTTTCCGGAATGGAGGCTGCTTATGTGAGCATGTGTCTGCCCTTTAAATTGGCAAAGTTGTATTGAGCAGCTATTGCGCATTGCGGATGGTGAGTTTATTTGTATATATTATCTACAATTTTTTTTTATATTTGATCATTTTATTTATATATATACAATGTTTTTTGTTGTTATTATATAATTTCTTTCTGATGGTTCAGATCATTTTTTTATTAAAAATTGTAAAACTAAACTAAAATTAATATATCATGGGCTGATCGGTTTAGACATTAAACAAATTATGCCATAAAACTCTTTTTTTCCACCGAACACATTCTTGAAAAAGTGAACAATACTAATCCCATAGTTGAATTATTTTGACATTTATCTTCTATATGGTTTTGAAAGGTTTCAGATCAACATCGAATTGATACATGTCATTTTAATACTTTTAGTCGTATGCTTAAGAAAAACTTATATTTTTGTAATTTTAGGTCGTTTTAAAAAAATTCAAAATATACCATATAATAAAAAATCTAACATATAAGAAAAATATAACATATAATGTTTCTTCATTTTTGTAATTTAAAGTCGTTTTAAAAATTTTAAAATATAACATATAAGGTTTTCTCATTTTTGTAATTTAAAGTCGTTTTAAAAAATTCAAAATATAACATATAAGAAAAAATCTAATTTTTTAGTATATTGTTAATGTGATTGTTTAATTTTTTTAAAATAATATAAAACTAAACAAAAATGAGGAATGATTCAAAAAATGTTATCTTATTATTCATAGTCATTAATTGACATATATATGTTAATCATATTAGATAACTTCGTAACTTTTATTTAAAGAAAAAATACACGCTTCTTATATTTTGGTTTAATATAATGTTCTGTAATAATTGGATTTGGACCAACATTTTTTTTCAATTGATTCTTAAGCTGCCACATAAACTAAATTGTCATCCTAATTAAGTGCTGTGCCACCTAACCAGAGTCTCTTTTTAATTAGTATAAACTTATGGTTACAATTATTTAAACGATCCTCAATTAGTATACAGAGGATATCGTAAAAACTGTAAATCACATTTGTATTGAACCTCATATCGCACTGCAATAGAGATTTTTCTCTCTAATTTGATATACACGAAAATTCTTTCTAACATCCTCCATATTTTAGTAATATACTACATCTCTATTATTAAAAGAGAAGTACCCATTAAAAAATATCCCTAAGTTTTCTAACTTATTTACACTTCCATGCCACTGAGAATTAAATTAAACTACCTATTTTAATGTTTGTCTTTTCCAGTTAAATTAATGAGTTTTCTTTTAATCAAATTTAAACTTAATGTCATTAAA
The DNA window shown above is from Brassica oleracea var. oleracea cultivar TO1000 chromosome C3, BOL, whole genome shotgun sequence and carries:
- the LOC106329729 gene encoding thiol protease aleurain-like, which gives rise to MSVRAVLALVVLVLLIGSHESTLISDALQKVEDLFVKILGQSNNVISFARFTNKYGKKYQNKEEIKHRFSVFQKNLDLIGSTNKKGLPFKLGVNKFADLTNQEFLRNKFDCSRFGIFKGRHNLTDTTTTPSAKDWTKTGIVSPVRDQGQCEAGWAISSVGAVEAAYRKKYGIGISLSEQQLLDCSTNNKGCDGGAAANAFQYNVERKLNYRSFYPYGGTQGKCRYEPLVVGKLIKSYGVGVSIDENKLKQWVGSIGPVTVGFHVTNSFAFYEEGVYSSDECGDTTKDLNHFMLVVGYGIEDGVPYWLIQNSWGTDWGEKGYIKVEMGKNMCGVAAYAAYPILW
- the LOC106329730 gene encoding thiol protease aleurain-like is translated as MAAFVGDEDELKQAVTSVSISFDTSEIRYYRSGVFTSNHCGNTLKDLRHFALAVGYGIENGVPYWLIKNSWGEDWGEKGYFKVEMGKNMCAYPVVA